One segment of Streptomyces bathyalis DNA contains the following:
- the recX gene encoding recombination regulator RecX: MTRRTQWPVQEDSGGSTSSRAEAGPPRTTRSSRRRTSGPRLGDGALPGDAEEEGELLGHEGEGQLGEEVGEHAEGHQEGADDGAPEEDGESTPSRRAQDAGPEQDPAERARAICLRLLTGTPRTRRQLADALRKREIPDEVAEEVLSRFEEVGLIDDVAFADAWVESRHHSRGLARRALARELRTKGVEPQVVENAVGQLDAEREAETARSLVEGKLRSTRGLDREKRIRRLAGMLARRGYGEGLALRVVRKALEEEGEDPETLDRFLPDD; encoded by the coding sequence GTGACACGGCGCACCCAATGGCCGGTCCAGGAAGACAGCGGTGGCTCCACTTCGTCGAGGGCCGAGGCGGGGCCACCGCGTACGACACGCAGCTCACGCAGGCGTACGTCCGGCCCGCGCCTCGGCGACGGGGCGCTGCCGGGCGACGCCGAAGAGGAGGGCGAACTCCTCGGCCACGAGGGCGAAGGCCAGCTGGGTGAGGAGGTCGGCGAGCACGCCGAGGGGCACCAGGAAGGCGCCGACGACGGGGCCCCGGAGGAGGACGGGGAGAGCACTCCGTCCCGGCGTGCCCAGGACGCGGGCCCGGAGCAGGATCCGGCGGAGCGCGCACGAGCGATCTGTCTGAGACTGCTCACCGGCACGCCGCGCACGCGTCGGCAGCTCGCCGATGCGCTGCGGAAGCGGGAGATCCCCGACGAGGTCGCCGAGGAGGTGCTCTCCCGCTTCGAGGAGGTCGGGCTGATCGACGACGTCGCCTTCGCCGACGCGTGGGTCGAGTCCCGGCATCACAGCCGCGGGCTGGCCCGCCGGGCCCTTGCCCGGGAGTTGCGTACCAAGGGGGTGGAGCCCCAGGTCGTCGAGAACGCCGTCGGGCAGCTCGACGCAGAGCGCGAGGCGGAGACGGCACGCTCGCTGGTGGAGGGCAAGCTGCGCTCCACCAGGGGGCTCGACCGCGAGAAGCGCATACGGCGGCTCGCCGGGATGCTGGCCCGCAGGGGCTACGGCGAAGGGCTGGCGCTGCGCGTGGTGCGGAAGGCGCTGGAGGAGGAGGGGGAGGACCCGGAGACGCTGGACCGGTTCCTGCCCGACGACTGA
- the recA gene encoding recombinase RecA, translating into MAETDREKALETALAQIERQFGKGAVMRMGERPNEPVEVIPTGSTALDVALGVGGLPRGRVVEVYGPESSGKTTLTLHAVANAQKGGGTVAFVDAEHALDPEYAKKLGVDTDALILSQPDNGEQALEITDMLIRSGALDLIVIDSVAALVPRAEIEGEMGDSHVGLQARLMSQALRKITGALSHSKTTAIFINQLREKVGVMFGSPETTTGGRALKFYASVRLDIRRIETLKDGTDAVGNRTRVKVVKNKVAPPFKQAEFDILYGQGISREGGLIDMGVENGFIRKSGAWYTYEGDQLGQGKENARNFLRDNPDLANEIEKKIKEKLGIGVAPEEPGGEPGADAAGAAAPPVDGAADAAKTVPAPKAKAPKSAAAKS; encoded by the coding sequence ATGGCAGAAACCGACCGCGAGAAGGCGCTCGAAACCGCCCTCGCGCAGATTGAACGGCAGTTCGGCAAGGGCGCCGTGATGCGCATGGGGGAGCGGCCGAACGAGCCGGTCGAGGTCATCCCCACAGGGTCCACCGCCCTCGATGTGGCACTCGGCGTCGGAGGTCTCCCGCGCGGCCGAGTGGTGGAGGTGTACGGGCCGGAGTCCTCCGGCAAGACGACCTTGACGTTGCACGCGGTGGCCAATGCCCAGAAGGGCGGCGGCACTGTCGCGTTCGTCGACGCCGAGCACGCACTCGACCCCGAGTACGCGAAGAAGCTCGGTGTGGACACGGACGCGCTGATCCTCTCCCAGCCGGACAACGGCGAACAGGCGCTGGAAATCACGGACATGCTCATCCGCTCCGGCGCGCTCGACCTGATCGTCATCGACTCCGTCGCCGCACTCGTTCCGCGGGCGGAGATCGAGGGCGAGATGGGTGACTCGCACGTGGGTCTCCAGGCGCGGCTGATGAGCCAGGCGCTGCGGAAGATCACAGGTGCGCTCAGCCACTCCAAGACCACGGCGATCTTCATCAACCAGCTGCGCGAGAAGGTCGGCGTGATGTTCGGCTCGCCCGAGACGACGACGGGTGGGCGGGCGCTGAAGTTCTACGCCTCCGTGCGGCTCGACATCCGCCGGATCGAGACGCTCAAGGACGGCACGGACGCGGTGGGCAACCGCACCCGCGTCAAGGTCGTCAAGAACAAGGTCGCCCCGCCCTTCAAGCAGGCCGAGTTCGACATCCTCTACGGGCAGGGCATCAGCCGCGAGGGCGGGCTGATCGACATGGGCGTGGAGAACGGCTTCATCCGCAAGTCCGGCGCCTGGTACACGTACGAGGGCGATCAGCTGGGCCAGGGCAAGGAGAACGCCCGGAACTTCCTTCGGGACAACCCCGACCTGGCCAACGAGATCGAGAAGAAGATCAAGGAGAAGCTGGGCATCGGAGTGGCGCCGGAGGAGCCGGGCGGCGAGCCCGGTGCCGATGCCGCCGGCGCTGCGGCGCCCCCGGTGGACGGTGCCGCCGACGCGGCCAAGACGGTCCCCGCGCCGAAGGCGAAGGCTCCCAAGTCCGCTGCCGCGAAGAGCTGA
- a CDS encoding DUF3046 domain-containing protein has protein sequence MRLTDFWQRMADHFGESYADSFSRDHVMAGLGGRTVREALDAGWDAKDVWRVVCAVMDVPADKR, from the coding sequence ATGCGGTTGACGGACTTCTGGCAGCGGATGGCGGACCACTTCGGCGAGTCCTATGCGGACTCCTTCTCGCGTGACCATGTGATGGCCGGTCTCGGCGGCCGCACGGTGCGCGAGGCCCTGGACGCCGGCTGGGACGCGAAGGACGTCTGGCGGGTCGTGTGCGCCGTGATGGATGTGCCCGCCGACAAGAGGTGA
- a CDS encoding AzlD domain-containing protein: protein MSVWIAIGLTALGCYAAKLLGLSVPEGMLERPLVKRLVTLLPVALLAALTAQQTFSEGGALLLDAKAAGLAAAAVVLLLRAPFLVVIAAAVLVTAAVRALGWAP, encoded by the coding sequence ATGAGCGTGTGGATCGCGATCGGCCTGACGGCTCTGGGCTGCTACGCCGCGAAGCTGCTGGGATTGTCGGTGCCGGAGGGAATGCTGGAACGCCCGCTCGTCAAGCGGCTGGTGACGCTGCTTCCGGTCGCTCTGCTCGCCGCGCTGACGGCGCAGCAGACCTTCAGTGAGGGCGGTGCGCTGCTGCTGGACGCGAAGGCCGCGGGGCTGGCCGCGGCAGCGGTGGTGCTGTTGCTGCGCGCACCCTTTCTCGTCGTGATCGCGGCGGCTGTGCTGGTCACCGCGGCGGTACGGGCCCTGGGCTGGGCTCCGTGA
- a CDS encoding AzlC family ABC transporter permease, whose product MLEQKNGSQLGAGPPSGNGPDDRAVVRDALGVGIAVGLSGFAFGVTAAGAGISLPQTCALSLFVFTGASQFALVGALAAGASPLTAAAGAFFLGVRNAFYGLRLATLLRLPGAIRPFAAHMVIDETAAVTLAQRTRRGARIGFTVTGLTLFVLWNLTTLLGALGAGALGDTKTWGLDAAGPAVFLALLAPMLSSTSARATAALAVALGLGLLPVLPGGVPVLLAALAAPAVLLLRGRRDQKRDRAREPEPDAAAGPQARTGTEAPGEDGRQTGEERR is encoded by the coding sequence GTGCTCGAACAGAAGAACGGCTCACAGCTCGGCGCCGGCCCGCCGTCCGGCAACGGACCCGACGACCGGGCCGTCGTACGCGACGCCCTCGGCGTGGGCATCGCCGTCGGGCTTTCCGGATTCGCCTTCGGGGTGACGGCGGCCGGTGCGGGCATCAGTCTGCCCCAGACGTGCGCGCTCAGCCTGTTCGTCTTCACCGGCGCCTCGCAGTTCGCTCTCGTCGGTGCGCTCGCGGCGGGCGCGAGCCCGCTCACCGCCGCAGCGGGAGCCTTCTTCCTGGGCGTGCGGAACGCCTTCTACGGGCTGCGGCTCGCCACCCTGCTGCGGCTGCCGGGCGCGATACGTCCCTTCGCCGCCCACATGGTGATCGACGAGACGGCGGCGGTGACGCTCGCCCAGCGCACCCGGCGGGGAGCGCGGATCGGCTTCACCGTCACGGGCTTGACCCTCTTCGTGCTGTGGAACCTCACGACGCTGCTCGGGGCGCTGGGTGCCGGAGCTCTGGGCGACACGAAGACATGGGGACTGGACGCGGCGGGCCCCGCGGTCTTCCTCGCGCTGCTGGCGCCCATGCTCAGTTCGACGTCCGCGCGCGCGACCGCCGCCCTCGCCGTCGCTCTGGGGCTCGGGCTGCTGCCCGTGCTTCCGGGCGGTGTGCCGGTGCTGCTCGCGGCGCTGGCGGCGCCGGCGGTACTGCTGCTGCGGGGACGCAGGGATCAGAAGCGCGACCGGGCCCGGGAGCCGGAGCCTGACGCGGCCGCAGGTCCGCAGGCGCGGACCGGCACCGAGGCCCCCGGCGAGGACGGCCGGCAGACGGGGGAGGAGCGGCGATGA
- a CDS encoding AraC family transcriptional regulator yields the protein MGTGESARHWQHPQLPDVDLLRARYLRKTFPRHTHDAYVIGAIAEGVEAFEHSGAEHRAGPGGLALINPGVPHSAHAGSPEGWRYDVLYPAPSLVARIAAETTSLRGTPGFVTASVDDPDSAALVARVHRAAEGGQALTADSLMRIAIARVLRLYGGPIPSRPVATAGARTAERARAVLEERMADPPTLEALAGELATGTFALLRAYRERYGMPPHAWLTDARVHRARKLLDAGVPLAETAAAVGFTDQSHLSRHFGRIVGVPPGAYQRERLRPGRTA from the coding sequence ATGGGAACTGGTGAGAGCGCGCGGCACTGGCAGCATCCGCAGCTGCCGGACGTCGATCTGCTGCGCGCCCGCTATCTGCGCAAGACCTTCCCCCGGCACACGCACGACGCCTATGTGATCGGGGCCATCGCCGAGGGCGTGGAGGCCTTCGAGCACAGCGGTGCCGAGCACCGTGCCGGTCCGGGCGGACTCGCGCTGATCAATCCCGGTGTCCCGCACTCGGCACACGCGGGCAGCCCCGAGGGCTGGCGCTACGACGTGCTCTATCCGGCACCCTCGCTGGTCGCCCGCATCGCCGCCGAGACGACATCGCTCCGCGGCACTCCCGGCTTCGTCACCGCCTCCGTCGACGACCCCGACAGCGCGGCCCTCGTCGCCCGCGTGCACCGCGCCGCCGAGGGCGGGCAGGCACTCACCGCGGACAGCCTGATGCGGATCGCGATAGCCCGGGTGCTGCGGCTGTACGGAGGTCCGATCCCGTCCCGGCCCGTCGCCACGGCGGGAGCTCGCACGGCCGAGCGCGCACGCGCGGTCCTGGAGGAGCGGATGGCGGACCCTCCCACCCTGGAGGCACTCGCGGGCGAGCTGGCCACCGGCACCTTCGCGCTGCTGCGCGCGTACCGCGAGCGGTACGGGATGCCGCCGCACGCCTGGCTGACCGACGCCCGTGTGCACCGGGCACGCAAGCTGCTCGACGCCGGTGTGCCGCTCGCGGAGACCGCGGCCGCGGTGGGGTTCACGGACCAGTCGCATCTCAGCCGGCACTTCGGGCGGATCGTGGGCGTGCCGCCCGGCGCCTACCAGCGTGAGCGTCTGCGGCCCGGCCGGACTGCCTGA
- a CDS encoding Lhr family ATP-dependent helicase translates to METMGQTSPGPSPASALDVFSPATRAWFTGAFSAPTSAQAGAWRALTEESDALVVAPTGSGKTLAAFLASLDRLSSTPPPADPIKRCRVLYVSPLKALAVDVERNLRSPLTGIRQESLRLGLPEPDIRVGIRSGDTPAAERRSLARRPPDIMITTPESLFLMLTSAARDALSGVETVILDEVHAVAGTKRGAHLALSLERLDELLERPARRIGLSATVRPVDEVARFLSPQRKATVVQPPSGKEFDLSVVVPVEDMGELGSSPAQDSAGAGGGSGPGGGGKPSIWPSVEERIADLVQAHRSTIVFANSRRLAERLCNRLNEIAYERATGEPMPEHHSPAEVMAEAGAAKGAPPLLARAHHGSVSKDQRAQVEEELKSGRLPAVVATSSLELGIDMGAVDLVVQVESPPSVASGLQRVGRAGHQVGAVSAGVVFPKYRGDLVQSAVVTERMREGAIEALRIPANPLDVLAQQLVAMVSVDTWDVEELLLLVRRAAPFASLPESAYHAVLDMLAGRYPSDAFAELRPRLVWDRVAQTLSGRPGAQRLAVTSGGTIPDRGLFGVFLAGADPKKGGGRVGELDEEMVYESRVGDVFTLGTTSWRIEDITRDRVLVTPAPGVPGRLPFWKGDQLGRPLELGRALGAFLREVGSLGAEAARERLSAAGLDDLAVSNLLTYLDEQRSACGHIPDDRTIVVERFRDELGDWRIVVHSPFGAQVHAPWALALGARLTERYGMDAQVMHADDGLVLRLPDADLMGLDLLEEAAAGQPGGGSTAFDDGQAPVGVSDVLFDAGDVEQIVTDQVGGSALFAARFRECAARALLLPRRNPGKRTPLWQQRQRAAQLLQVASEFGSFPIVLEAVRECLQDVFDVPGLSELMGDIEARRVRVVEVTTTDPSPFARSLLFGYVAQYLYEGDSPLAERRAAALSLDSRLLAELLGQAELRELLDAEVLADLERELQWLSEDRRVKDSEGVADLLRLLGPLTPEALRERGADPRWAEELESARRAIRVRIAGEEHFAAVEDAGRLRDALGAALPVGVPEAFTEPVPDPLGDLLARYARTHGPFVSADAAARFGLGTAVAEGALQRLAASGRLVQGEFHPAGVGQEWCDAAVLRRLRRRSLAALRQELEPVPASALAAFLPQWQHVSAPGAGSVRGIDGLMRTVEQLQGAPVPASALERLVLPGRVRDYSPGMLDELTTSGEVLWAGAGSLPGKDGWLSLYPADTAGLLLPPPLPLELTPFHQALLDALAPGYGLFFRQIADQVRATSAPEATDPQLADALWDLAWSGRVSNDTLAPLRALLGSGRTAGSTAHRAKRAVPRGRYGSLTAAATRSGTNRPTASRNGPPTVAGRWSLLPPAETDATHRAHALARTLLDRHGIVTRGAVAAEGVEGGFSAAYRVLAAFEESGQARRGYVVEGLGAAQFAMDGAIDRLRAVNTAREREQHFRAVVLAAADPANAYGAALPWPEPPEGATHKPGRKAGSVVVLVDGELTLYMERGGKTLLVWPGTSEPGAVAGADILDTGGVPAPATAAEALARAATEGALGTVTVERVNGASTLSSPFGSLLETAGFHATPRGLRLRAR, encoded by the coding sequence ATGGAGACCATGGGTCAGACCTCGCCGGGCCCCTCGCCGGCTTCGGCACTCGATGTGTTCTCCCCCGCTACCCGGGCCTGGTTCACGGGGGCCTTCAGCGCGCCCACGTCCGCCCAGGCCGGGGCCTGGCGTGCGCTAACCGAGGAGTCGGACGCGCTGGTCGTGGCGCCCACCGGCTCCGGCAAGACCCTGGCCGCCTTCCTCGCCTCGCTCGACAGGCTGTCCTCCACTCCCCCGCCCGCGGATCCCATCAAGCGCTGCCGCGTGCTCTATGTCTCACCGCTGAAGGCGCTCGCGGTCGACGTGGAGCGCAATCTGCGCAGCCCGCTGACGGGCATCCGCCAGGAGTCGCTGCGCCTCGGGCTGCCCGAGCCGGACATCAGGGTCGGAATCCGCTCCGGTGACACCCCTGCGGCCGAGCGGCGCTCACTGGCCCGCCGCCCTCCGGACATCATGATCACGACGCCCGAGTCGCTGTTCCTGATGCTCACCTCCGCCGCGCGTGACGCACTCTCCGGTGTCGAGACGGTGATCCTGGACGAGGTGCACGCGGTGGCGGGCACCAAGCGCGGCGCTCATCTCGCCCTGTCCCTGGAGCGGTTGGACGAGCTGCTGGAGCGCCCCGCGCGCCGGATCGGGCTGTCCGCGACGGTCCGTCCCGTGGACGAGGTGGCCCGCTTCCTCTCGCCGCAGCGCAAGGCGACCGTCGTGCAGCCGCCGTCCGGCAAGGAGTTCGACCTGTCGGTGGTGGTGCCCGTCGAGGACATGGGCGAGCTGGGCAGCTCACCCGCGCAGGACAGCGCCGGTGCGGGCGGCGGCAGCGGCCCGGGTGGCGGCGGCAAGCCGTCCATCTGGCCCTCGGTGGAGGAGCGCATCGCCGATCTCGTGCAGGCGCACCGCTCGACGATCGTCTTCGCCAACTCCCGCCGCCTCGCGGAGCGTCTGTGCAACAGGCTCAACGAGATCGCATACGAGCGCGCCACGGGCGAGCCCATGCCCGAGCACCATTCGCCCGCGGAGGTGATGGCCGAGGCCGGGGCGGCGAAGGGCGCCCCTCCCCTGCTGGCCCGCGCGCACCACGGCTCGGTCTCCAAGGACCAGCGTGCCCAGGTGGAGGAGGAGCTGAAGTCGGGCCGGCTGCCCGCCGTGGTCGCCACCTCCAGCCTGGAGCTGGGCATCGACATGGGAGCCGTCGACCTCGTCGTCCAGGTCGAGTCGCCGCCGTCGGTCGCGTCGGGTCTGCAGCGTGTGGGCCGTGCGGGCCATCAGGTCGGTGCCGTCTCGGCCGGTGTGGTCTTCCCCAAGTACCGCGGTGACCTTGTGCAGTCGGCGGTGGTCACGGAGCGGATGCGCGAGGGCGCCATCGAGGCGCTGCGCATCCCGGCCAATCCGCTGGACGTTCTGGCGCAGCAGCTGGTCGCGATGGTCTCCGTCGACACCTGGGACGTGGAGGAGCTGCTGCTTCTGGTGCGCCGCGCGGCGCCGTTCGCCTCCCTTCCCGAGTCGGCGTACCACGCCGTGCTGGACATGCTCGCGGGCCGTTATCCGTCGGACGCCTTCGCCGAGCTGCGGCCGCGGCTGGTGTGGGACAGGGTGGCGCAGACCCTCAGCGGCAGGCCCGGCGCCCAGCGCCTCGCCGTCACCTCCGGGGGCACCATCCCTGACCGGGGCCTGTTCGGAGTCTTCCTCGCCGGTGCCGACCCGAAGAAGGGCGGCGGCCGGGTCGGCGAGCTGGACGAGGAGATGGTCTACGAGTCGCGCGTGGGCGACGTCTTCACGCTGGGCACCACCTCCTGGCGGATCGAGGACATCACCCGCGACCGCGTGCTCGTCACACCTGCTCCGGGCGTTCCGGGGCGGCTGCCCTTCTGGAAGGGCGATCAGCTGGGCCGCCCGCTGGAGTTGGGGCGCGCCCTGGGAGCCTTCCTGCGCGAGGTCGGCTCGCTCGGCGCCGAGGCCGCGCGCGAGCGGCTGTCAGCGGCGGGGCTCGACGACCTGGCGGTCAGCAACCTGCTCACCTATCTCGACGAGCAGCGCAGCGCCTGCGGTCACATCCCCGACGACCGGACGATCGTGGTCGAGCGTTTCCGCGACGAGCTGGGGGACTGGCGGATCGTCGTGCACTCCCCCTTCGGCGCGCAGGTGCACGCACCGTGGGCGCTGGCCCTCGGAGCGCGTCTCACCGAGCGATACGGCATGGACGCCCAGGTCATGCATGCCGACGACGGGCTCGTCCTCCGCCTCCCCGACGCGGATCTGATGGGTCTGGATCTGCTGGAGGAGGCCGCTGCGGGGCAGCCGGGCGGGGGCAGCACGGCCTTCGACGACGGGCAGGCGCCGGTCGGTGTCTCCGACGTCCTCTTCGACGCGGGCGATGTCGAGCAGATCGTCACGGACCAGGTCGGCGGCTCCGCGCTCTTCGCGGCCCGCTTCCGTGAGTGCGCCGCACGTGCGCTCCTGCTGCCGCGCCGCAACCCGGGCAAGCGCACACCCTTGTGGCAGCAGCGTCAGCGGGCCGCCCAACTGCTCCAGGTCGCCTCGGAGTTCGGCTCGTTCCCGATCGTGCTGGAAGCGGTACGGGAATGCCTCCAGGACGTCTTCGACGTGCCGGGCCTGTCGGAGCTGATGGGCGACATCGAGGCACGCCGCGTCCGCGTCGTCGAGGTGACCACCACCGACCCGTCCCCCTTCGCGCGATCCCTGCTCTTCGGCTACGTCGCGCAGTACCTCTACGAGGGCGACTCACCGCTGGCGGAGCGCCGTGCGGCCGCGCTGTCGCTGGACTCCCGGCTGCTCGCGGAGCTGCTGGGCCAGGCGGAGCTGCGCGAACTGCTCGACGCGGAGGTGCTGGCCGATCTGGAGCGCGAGCTGCAGTGGCTCAGCGAGGACCGCCGCGTCAAGGACTCCGAGGGCGTGGCCGACCTCCTCCGGCTGCTGGGCCCGTTGACGCCGGAGGCGCTGCGGGAGCGCGGAGCGGACCCGCGGTGGGCGGAGGAGCTGGAGTCCGCCCGGCGGGCGATCCGCGTACGCATCGCCGGGGAGGAGCACTTCGCCGCCGTGGAGGACGCGGGCCGGCTGCGCGACGCCCTGGGAGCGGCCCTCCCGGTGGGCGTCCCGGAGGCGTTCACCGAGCCGGTCCCGGATCCGCTCGGTGACCTGCTCGCCCGGTACGCCCGTACGCACGGCCCGTTCGTCTCCGCCGACGCAGCGGCACGCTTCGGACTGGGCACCGCCGTCGCGGAGGGCGCCCTGCAGCGGCTCGCGGCATCCGGGCGTCTGGTGCAGGGCGAGTTCCATCCGGCCGGGGTCGGCCAGGAGTGGTGCGACGCGGCAGTGCTGCGCCGGTTGCGCCGCCGCTCGCTCGCGGCGCTGCGCCAGGAGCTGGAGCCGGTGCCGGCTTCCGCGCTGGCGGCGTTCCTGCCGCAGTGGCAGCACGTCTCGGCGCCGGGCGCGGGCAGCGTGCGCGGCATCGACGGACTGATGCGCACGGTCGAGCAGTTGCAGGGCGCGCCGGTGCCTGCCTCGGCCCTGGAGAGGCTGGTGCTGCCGGGCCGTGTGCGTGACTACAGCCCCGGCATGCTCGACGAGCTCACCACCTCCGGCGAGGTCCTCTGGGCCGGTGCGGGTTCGCTGCCGGGCAAGGACGGCTGGCTCTCGCTGTATCCCGCGGACACGGCGGGGCTGCTCCTTCCGCCGCCCCTGCCGCTGGAGCTGACGCCGTTCCACCAGGCCCTGCTGGACGCCCTCGCACCCGGGTACGGGCTGTTCTTCCGTCAGATCGCCGACCAGGTACGTGCCACGTCCGCCCCGGAGGCGACGGACCCTCAACTGGCCGACGCGCTCTGGGACCTGGCCTGGTCCGGCCGCGTCTCCAACGACACGCTGGCTCCGCTGCGGGCGCTGCTCGGCTCGGGCCGTACGGCGGGGTCGACGGCACACCGCGCCAAGCGCGCGGTCCCGCGCGGGCGTTACGGCTCGCTCACCGCCGCCGCCACCCGCAGCGGCACGAATCGCCCGACCGCTTCCCGCAACGGACCCCCGACCGTCGCCGGGCGCTGGTCACTGCTGCCTCCCGCCGAGACGGACGCGACGCACCGGGCGCATGCCCTGGCCCGCACGCTGCTGGACCGGCACGGCATCGTCACCCGGGGTGCGGTGGCGGCGGAGGGTGTGGAGGGCGGCTTCTCTGCCGCCTACCGGGTGCTGGCCGCGTTCGAGGAGAGCGGACAGGCGCGGCGCGGCTATGTCGTGGAGGGCCTCGGCGCGGCCCAGTTCGCGATGGACGGCGCCATCGACAGACTGCGCGCCGTGAACACGGCCCGCGAGCGTGAACAGCACTTCCGCGCCGTGGTCCTGGCCGCAGCCGACCCGGCGAACGCCTACGGGGCGGCCCTCCCCTGGCCCGAGCCCCCGGAGGGTGCGACGCACAAGCCCGGCCGCAAGGCGGGCTCCGTGGTCGTGCTGGTCGACGGCGAGCTCACCCTCTACATGGAGCGGGGCGGCAAGACGCTGCTCGTCTGGCCGGGCACATCCGAGCCGGGCGCAGTCGCCGGCGCCGACATCCTGGACACGGGCGGGGTCCCCGCGCCCGCCACTGCGGCCGAGGCGCTGGCGCGCGCGGCGACGGAGGGCGCCCTCGGCACTGTCACCGTGGAGCGTGTGAACGGAGCGTCCACGCTCTCGTCACCGTTCGGCAGCCTCCTGGAGACGGCGGGCTTCCACGCCACGCCGCGCGGCCTCCGGCTGCGGGCCCGATGA
- a CDS encoding Fpg/Nei family DNA glycosylase, with product MPEGDTVWYTARRLHEALAGQALTRTDFRVPRLATADLTGRRTLEAAPRGKHILIRVEGGFTIHSHLGMEGAWRVSTPEYRTRGGSGPAHQIRAVLATSSATATGYRLPVLELLRTDEESGALGHLGPDLLGPDWDAQEALRRLLTEPGRPLVEALLDQRNLAGIGNVYAAELCFLAGSSPWTPLGELPPSRLEKLLAAARNLLDANKERFDRRTTQTPAGSDRDRALWVYGRANRPCHRCGTTVRTGRHGPAERPRTAFYCPRCQPGPHPGTPGPPASGRASR from the coding sequence ATGCCCGAAGGAGACACCGTCTGGTACACGGCCCGCCGGCTGCACGAGGCGCTGGCCGGGCAGGCCCTGACGCGTACCGACTTTCGTGTCCCCCGGCTCGCGACGGCGGATCTCACCGGACGACGGACGCTCGAAGCGGCTCCCCGCGGCAAGCACATCCTCATCCGCGTCGAGGGCGGCTTCACGATCCACTCGCATCTCGGCATGGAAGGCGCCTGGCGGGTCAGCACGCCGGAGTATCGGACGCGCGGCGGCAGCGGCCCTGCGCACCAGATCCGTGCGGTCCTGGCGACGTCCTCCGCCACGGCGACCGGCTACCGGCTCCCTGTTCTCGAACTGCTGCGCACCGACGAGGAGTCGGGGGCACTGGGGCACCTGGGGCCGGATCTCCTGGGCCCGGACTGGGACGCGCAGGAGGCCCTGCGCCGCCTGCTGACGGAGCCGGGCCGCCCCCTCGTCGAAGCGCTTCTCGATCAGCGCAATCTCGCCGGCATCGGCAACGTCTACGCCGCCGAACTGTGCTTCCTCGCAGGCAGTTCGCCCTGGACTCCTCTTGGTGAGCTGCCGCCGTCCCGCCTCGAGAAGCTGCTCGCCGCGGCGCGGAATCTTCTCGACGCCAACAAGGAGCGCTTCGACCGCCGTACGACGCAAACCCCCGCCGGTTCCGACCGCGACCGCGCGCTGTGGGTGTACGGCCGGGCCAACCGCCCCTGCCACCGATGCGGCACCACCGTCCGCACGGGCCGGCATGGGCCTGCGGAACGCCCCCGGACTGCCTTCTACTGCCCCCGCTGCCAGCCCGGTCCTCACCCTGGGACGCCGGGACCGCCGGCTTCCGGCCGAGCCTCTCGCTGA
- a CDS encoding helix-turn-helix domain-containing protein produces the protein MILLRRLLGDVLRRQRQRQGRTLREVSSSARVSLGYLSEVERGQKEASSELLSSICDALDVRMSELMREVSDELALAELAESAASETVPAPMRRTVLNPVSVTSVTGVPEERVTIKAPAEAVDVVAA, from the coding sequence ATGATTCTGCTCCGTCGCCTGCTGGGTGACGTGCTGCGTCGGCAGCGCCAGCGCCAGGGCCGTACCCTGCGCGAAGTCTCTTCATCTGCCCGGGTTTCGCTCGGGTATCTCTCCGAGGTAGAGCGCGGTCAGAAGGAAGCTTCCTCCGAACTGCTGTCCTCGATCTGCGACGCGCTGGATGTGCGGATGTCCGAGCTCATGCGGGAAGTCAGCGATGAGCTGGCACTCGCGGAGCTGGCCGAATCCGCTGCGAGCGAGACCGTGCCCGCCCCGATGCGGCGCACTGTCCTCAACCCGGTCTCCGTGACTTCCGTCACAGGAGTTCCGGAGGAGCGCGTCACGATCAAGGCGCCCGCGGAGGCCGTCGACGTCGTCGCGGCCTGA
- a CDS encoding CinA family protein, whose product MPPPEDREEEFFDVAAHVLELLVERGETVAVAESLTGGMVAAEITAAPGSSRAFRGSVTAYATDLKRDLLGVDGALLAERGAVDEDVARAMAEGVRAALGASWGLSTTGVAGPDQQDGKPVGTVFTAVVGPHGGTTCRALSFDGDRAEIRRRSVTGALGLLRDELAGNARRKDKEHDGGNGCLQP is encoded by the coding sequence ATCCCACCGCCCGAGGACCGCGAAGAGGAATTCTTCGACGTGGCCGCGCATGTGCTGGAGCTGCTGGTGGAACGCGGCGAGACGGTGGCTGTCGCCGAGTCGCTGACGGGAGGGATGGTGGCCGCCGAGATCACTGCGGCACCCGGTTCCTCGCGGGCCTTCCGCGGTTCGGTCACCGCGTACGCGACCGATCTGAAGAGGGATCTGCTGGGCGTCGACGGGGCGCTGCTGGCGGAGCGGGGCGCCGTCGACGAGGACGTGGCCCGCGCCATGGCCGAGGGCGTGAGAGCGGCACTGGGCGCCTCCTGGGGACTGTCCACGACGGGGGTCGCCGGCCCGGATCAGCAGGACGGCAAGCCCGTCGGCACGGTCTTCACCGCCGTGGTGGGCCCGCACGGCGGGACGACCTGCCGGGCGCTCAGCTTCGACGGTGACCGGGCGGAGATCCGCAGGCGGAGCGTGACGGGGGCACTGGGGTTGCTGCGCGACGAACTGGCCGGGAATGCGCGGAGGAAGGATAAGGAACATGACGGGGGGAATGGTTGTTTGCAGCCCTGA